In the Kineococcus mangrovi genome, one interval contains:
- the nrfD gene encoding NrfD/PsrC family molybdoenzyme membrane anchor subunit — protein sequence MSPEPSQQTPHQPGQPGFEHVPGTDPIGGQAARMWDAGMGSRTGGNKDGRRRRRGDVNAVVPDAEFRSYYGRAVLKPPVWTHEIAYYLFSGGLAAGSSLLAAVADAHGDVFARRALRTTSLTAVGASAYFLIADLGRPERFYNMLRVAKVTSPMSVGTYILSVFGPLSGAAAVAELGALLPERGALGLLRRVAGPAGSLAGVGAAVTGPLLATYTAVLFADTAVPSWHEPYRELPFVFGGSALAAGSGAALLLAPVSQTGSAARLAAIGATVELAAAHRMETAHGLVSEPFHLGRPGRFLTAARTLTVAGAAGGIAARFLPRRAARVVSALSGASLLTGSFLTRMAVFEAGVVSTKDPKYVVVPQRERLEARQRAS from the coding sequence GTGAGTCCGGAACCGTCCCAGCAGACCCCGCACCAGCCCGGGCAACCGGGGTTCGAGCACGTTCCCGGCACCGACCCGATCGGGGGGCAGGCCGCCCGCATGTGGGACGCGGGCATGGGTTCGCGCACGGGGGGGAACAAGGACGGCAGGAGGCGCCGGCGCGGTGACGTGAACGCCGTCGTCCCGGACGCGGAGTTCCGCTCGTACTACGGCCGCGCCGTCCTCAAACCGCCGGTGTGGACGCACGAGATCGCCTACTACCTGTTCTCGGGAGGGTTGGCGGCCGGTAGCTCCCTGCTCGCGGCCGTCGCCGACGCGCACGGGGACGTCTTCGCGCGCCGGGCCCTGCGCACCACCTCCCTGACGGCGGTCGGGGCGAGCGCGTACTTCCTCATCGCCGACCTCGGCCGGCCCGAGCGCTTCTACAACATGCTCCGCGTCGCCAAGGTGACGTCACCGATGTCGGTCGGCACGTACATCCTGTCCGTGTTCGGCCCGTTGTCCGGGGCGGCCGCGGTCGCCGAACTCGGTGCGCTGCTGCCCGAGCGCGGCGCCCTGGGCCTGCTCCGCCGCGTCGCCGGTCCGGCGGGGTCCCTCGCGGGGGTGGGAGCGGCCGTCACCGGTCCGCTGCTGGCCACCTACACGGCCGTCCTGTTCGCCGACACGGCCGTCCCGAGCTGGCACGAGCCCTACCGGGAACTGCCGTTCGTCTTCGGCGGCAGCGCTCTGGCCGCCGGCTCCGGGGCGGCCCTGCTGCTCGCGCCGGTGTCGCAGACCGGTTCCGCCGCGCGGCTCGCGGCGATCGGTGCCACCGTGGAACTCGCTGCCGCGCACCGGATGGAGACCGCGCACGGGCTCGTCAGCGAACCCTTCCACCTCGGTCGGCCGGGCCGGTTCCTCACAGCCGCCCGCACGCTCACCGTAGCCGGAGCCGCCGGCGGCATCGCCGCCCGGTTCCTGCCCCGGCGCGCGGCCCGGGTGGTCTCGGCCCTGTCGGGGGCGAGCCTGCTCACCGGTTCGTTCCTCACCCGCATGGCCGTGTTCGAGGCGGGAGTCGTCTCGACGAAGGACCCGAAGTACGTCGTCGTCCCGCAACGGGAACGTCTGGAGGCACGCCAGCGCGCCTCCTGA
- a CDS encoding formate/nitrite transporter family protein, translated as MAFKTPEQIAVAALASGEKKAHLPIAKMVVGGFLAGAYIAFAGLLAVDVTAGLNPQLWGGVVTLLTGAVFSLGLVLVIIAGSELLTGNMALVPMAVLGRKVTIGRLALNWGVVLVANLLGALFVAYVLAVQTGVIGAEGTASYARIAAIATGKAVTETDLTIFLRAIGCNWLVCLGVWMAMAAEDVAGKILAIFFPITAFVALGFDHVVANMFFLPAAHWAGVPGIGWGHVVNNWVFAGLGNVVGGGFFVGVLYWFLHLRGRSAD; from the coding sequence ATGGCGTTCAAGACACCGGAGCAGATCGCCGTCGCCGCGCTCGCGAGCGGTGAGAAGAAGGCGCACCTGCCGATCGCCAAGATGGTCGTCGGGGGTTTCCTGGCCGGCGCCTACATCGCGTTCGCGGGCCTGCTGGCCGTCGACGTGACGGCCGGGTTGAACCCGCAGCTGTGGGGCGGGGTCGTCACCCTGCTGACCGGGGCGGTGTTCAGCCTGGGCCTGGTGCTCGTCATCATCGCGGGTTCGGAACTGCTCACGGGGAACATGGCGCTGGTCCCCATGGCCGTCCTGGGCCGCAAGGTCACGATCGGGCGGCTCGCGCTGAACTGGGGCGTCGTCCTCGTCGCGAACCTGCTGGGGGCCCTGTTCGTCGCCTACGTCCTCGCCGTGCAGACGGGCGTCATCGGCGCGGAGGGAACGGCCTCGTACGCGCGCATCGCCGCCATCGCCACCGGCAAGGCCGTCACCGAGACGGACCTGACGATCTTCCTGCGGGCCATCGGGTGCAACTGGCTCGTCTGCCTGGGCGTCTGGATGGCGATGGCCGCCGAGGACGTCGCGGGGAAGATCCTGGCCATCTTCTTCCCCATCACCGCGTTCGTCGCACTGGGTTTCGACCACGTCGTCGCCAACATGTTCTTCCTGCCCGCCGCCCACTGGGCCGGGGTGCCCGGCATCGGCTGGGGCCACGTCGTGAACAACTGGGTGTTCGCCGGTCTGGGCAACGTCGTGGGCGGCGGGTTCTTCGTCGGGGTCCTCTACTGGTTCCTCCACCTGCGCGGCCGGTCGGCCGACTGA
- the selD gene encoding selenide, water dikinase SelD gives MGPMSSPQRLTQYAHGGGCACKIPPGELEEMVAGLAPPPSADLLIGVGDDAAVVRIEGGRAVIVTADFFTPVVDDAYTFGRIAATNALSDVYAMGGTPLVAVNLLGWPRDVLPAELAREVLRGGADAAAAAGCHLGGGHSIDDPEPKYGMAVTGIGDPDRLLRGDAARAGSPLTLTKPLGLGVLNNRHKATGEVFQEAIAVMTTLNRDAAAAALAAGVRCATDVTGFGLLGHLHEVARASGVTAVVDAAAVPYVEGARRSLADGFVPGGSRRNLDWVRPHLDAGSAGEDELVLLADAQTSGGLLVAGEVPGYPVVGELVPRRGDTTLVVR, from the coding sequence GTGGGGCCCATGAGCTCGCCGCAGAGACTGACGCAGTACGCCCACGGCGGAGGGTGCGCGTGCAAGATCCCGCCCGGGGAGCTCGAGGAGATGGTGGCCGGTCTGGCCCCGCCCCCCTCCGCGGACCTCCTGATCGGCGTGGGCGACGACGCGGCCGTGGTGCGCATCGAGGGTGGACGTGCCGTCATCGTCACCGCGGACTTCTTCACCCCCGTCGTCGACGACGCGTACACCTTCGGCCGGATCGCGGCGACGAACGCGCTGTCGGACGTCTACGCCATGGGCGGGACGCCGCTGGTGGCGGTGAACCTGCTGGGCTGGCCCCGCGACGTCCTGCCCGCCGAGCTGGCCCGGGAGGTGCTGCGCGGGGGCGCCGACGCGGCCGCGGCGGCGGGCTGCCACCTGGGCGGCGGGCACAGCATCGACGACCCCGAACCCAAGTACGGGATGGCGGTCACCGGGATCGGCGACCCGGACCGGTTGCTGCGCGGGGACGCGGCGCGGGCGGGGTCGCCGCTGACGTTGACCAAACCCCTGGGTCTCGGTGTCCTCAACAACCGGCACAAGGCGACCGGCGAGGTGTTCCAGGAGGCGATCGCCGTCATGACGACGCTCAACCGGGACGCCGCCGCCGCGGCGCTGGCCGCCGGGGTCCGCTGCGCGACGGACGTCACGGGGTTCGGCCTGCTGGGCCACCTGCACGAGGTGGCCCGCGCCAGCGGCGTCACGGCCGTCGTCGACGCGGCTGCGGTGCCCTACGTCGAGGGGGCGCGCCGGTCGCTGGCCGACGGGTTCGTGCCCGGCGGCAGCCGCCGGAACCTCGACTGGGTGCGACCCCACCTGGACGCCGGGTCCGCCGGTGAGGACGAACTCGTCCTGCTCGCCGACGCGCAGACCTCCGGCGGGCTGCTCGTCGCCGGTGAGGTCCCGGGCTACCCCGTCGTCGGGGAACTCGTCCCCCGGCGCGGGGACACGACGCTGGTGGTCCGCTGA
- the selA gene encoding L-seryl-tRNA(Sec) selenium transferase — translation MHPAEPQDPRRSVPRTDAVLTDPRVAAAVAERGRDVVKDAVRRAQARVRAGELAAGDLVEAVLTALPPAGTTLRRVLNATGAVLHTNLGRAQLSVAAVEAVVTAAGATDVEMDLVTGRRARRGRGTVAALRAAVPAAGDVHVVNNGAAALVLVATALAAGKEIVVSRGELVEIGDGFRLPDLLESTGARLREVGTTNRTSLADYRAALSERTGFVLKVHPSNFVVTGFTAGVQAGELAGELAGLGVPVVVDIGSGLLAPDPALPAEPDAATVLAAGADLVTASGDKLLGGPQAGLLLGQAGLVERLRRHPLARALRVDKLTLAALEATLRAAPNPTRDAVHADPAVLRERCTAVAEALRGSGIDVGVEPSAAVVGGGGAPGVELDSWVVSLPPDLAVPLRTGDPSVAGRVEGGRLLLDLRTVPADADGLLVAAVRGAGR, via the coding sequence GTGCACCCCGCGGAGCCGCAGGACCCCCGACGCAGCGTGCCGCGCACGGACGCGGTGCTGACCGACCCGCGGGTGGCGGCCGCCGTCGCCGAGCGCGGGCGCGACGTCGTCAAGGACGCCGTCCGCCGGGCTCAGGCCCGGGTGCGCGCCGGGGAACTGGCCGCCGGGGACCTCGTCGAGGCGGTGCTGACCGCCCTGCCGCCCGCGGGCACCACGCTGCGGCGGGTCCTCAACGCCACCGGCGCGGTCCTGCACACCAACCTCGGCCGGGCGCAGCTGTCGGTCGCCGCCGTGGAGGCCGTCGTCACCGCCGCGGGGGCCACGGACGTCGAGATGGACCTGGTGACCGGTCGCCGGGCCCGCCGCGGGCGAGGGACGGTGGCGGCGCTGCGGGCGGCCGTCCCGGCCGCGGGTGACGTGCACGTCGTCAACAACGGCGCCGCGGCCCTCGTCCTCGTCGCCACCGCCCTGGCGGCCGGGAAGGAGATCGTCGTCAGCCGCGGTGAGCTCGTCGAGATCGGCGACGGGTTCCGGTTGCCGGACCTGCTGGAGTCCACCGGCGCGCGGCTGCGGGAGGTCGGCACCACCAACCGCACCTCGCTCGCGGACTACCGCGCGGCCCTGTCGGAGCGGACCGGGTTCGTCCTCAAGGTCCACCCCTCGAACTTCGTCGTCACCGGTTTCACCGCCGGGGTGCAGGCCGGGGAGCTGGCCGGGGAGTTGGCGGGGCTGGGCGTGCCCGTCGTGGTCGACATCGGCTCGGGGCTGCTCGCCCCGGACCCGGCGCTGCCGGCCGAACCGGACGCCGCGACGGTCCTGGCGGCCGGCGCCGACCTCGTGACCGCGTCGGGCGACAAGCTGCTCGGCGGACCCCAGGCGGGGCTGCTGCTGGGGCAGGCCGGGCTCGTGGAGCGGTTGCGGCGCCACCCGCTGGCCCGCGCGCTGCGGGTGGACAAGCTCACCCTCGCCGCCCTCGAGGCGACCCTGCGCGCGGCGCCCAACCCCACCCGCGACGCCGTCCACGCCGACCCGGCGGTGTTGCGCGAGCGGTGCACCGCGGTGGCGGAGGCGTTGCGGGGCAGCGGGATCGACGTCGGTGTGGAACCGTCCGCAGCGGTCGTCGGCGGTGGCGGTGCGCCCGGGGTGGAACTGGACTCCTGGGTGGTCTCGCTGCCTCCCGACCTCGCCGTCCCGCTGCGGACCGGGGACCCCTCGGTCGCCGGGCGCGTCGAGGGCGGCCGCTTGCTGCTGGACCTGCGGACCGTGCCCGCCGACGCCGACGGCCTCCTCGTCGCGGCGGTGCGCGGAGCGGGCCGGTGA
- the selB gene encoding selenocysteine-specific translation elongation factor — protein MSRVDVRTSVVATAGHVDHGKSSLVRALTGRDPDRYEEEKRRGLTIDLGYAWTDVPGAGTVAFVDVPGHERFVPTMLAGVGPVPVVVFVVAADGGWMPQSAEHLAALDALDVRHGLLVVTRADLADPAPTRRAALAELRRTSLGDVPAVACSVLTGEGLDAVRTALASVLSTVPAPDPTAPVRFWVDRSFSVTGAGTVVTGTLAAGTLAVGDELVVGGRTVHVRGVQSLERPVERVAGVARVAVNLRGVDRRDVRRGDALLTPGTHVRTDVVDVRGDVGAGAGELPAELVVHLGSAAVPARVRPLGGALARLQLRTELPLVVGDRLLLRDPARHEVLGSAAVLDVTPPALRRRGAAAARAADLADVTGPDLASELRRRHLVPGAALRAMGVPVSGTPVVGDWYADPAWWAAQRARVPEVVRAHRAANPLHPGPTLEHVRRTLRLPDLDVVTALVTDPLQVRDGRVVERIDDLPPAVERAVAAVLADLAASPFAAPDVERLRDLHLGRSELAAAVRAGRLERVADGLVLAPGYRERAVAALRAVPQPFSLSEARKALGTSRRVAVPLLEALDAAGATVRDPDDRRRLR, from the coding sequence GTGAGCCGGGTCGACGTCCGCACGAGCGTCGTGGCGACGGCGGGGCACGTCGACCACGGCAAGTCCTCGCTCGTGCGTGCCCTCACCGGCCGCGACCCCGACCGGTACGAGGAGGAGAAGCGCCGGGGGCTGACGATCGACCTGGGCTACGCGTGGACCGACGTGCCGGGTGCGGGGACCGTCGCGTTCGTCGACGTGCCCGGGCACGAGCGGTTCGTCCCGACGATGCTGGCCGGGGTCGGACCGGTCCCCGTGGTGGTGTTCGTCGTCGCCGCCGACGGCGGCTGGATGCCGCAGTCCGCCGAGCACCTCGCGGCCCTGGACGCCCTCGACGTCCGGCACGGGCTGCTCGTCGTGACGCGCGCCGACCTCGCCGACCCGGCGCCGACCCGGCGGGCGGCGCTGGCGGAACTGCGCCGCACCAGCCTCGGCGACGTCCCCGCGGTGGCGTGCAGCGTCCTCACGGGTGAGGGGCTGGACGCCGTGCGGACCGCGCTGGCGTCGGTGCTGTCCACCGTGCCCGCCCCGGACCCGACGGCGCCCGTGCGCTTCTGGGTCGACCGCAGCTTCTCGGTGACGGGCGCCGGGACCGTCGTCACGGGGACCCTGGCGGCCGGGACGCTCGCGGTGGGCGACGAGCTGGTGGTGGGTGGGCGCACCGTGCACGTGCGGGGGGTGCAGTCGCTGGAACGTCCCGTCGAGCGGGTCGCGGGCGTCGCCCGGGTGGCCGTGAACCTGCGTGGGGTGGACCGGCGGGACGTGCGCCGCGGAGACGCCCTGCTGACCCCCGGCACGCACGTGCGCACCGACGTGGTGGACGTCCGCGGCGACGTCGGAGCGGGCGCCGGCGAGCTGCCGGCCGAGCTCGTCGTGCACCTCGGCTCGGCCGCGGTGCCCGCTCGCGTGCGGCCGCTGGGGGGTGCGCTGGCCCGTCTGCAGCTGCGCACGGAGCTGCCCCTGGTGGTGGGGGACCGGCTGCTGCTGCGCGACCCCGCCCGGCACGAGGTCCTCGGCTCGGCCGCCGTGCTCGACGTCACCCCGCCCGCGCTGCGCCGCCGGGGGGCCGCCGCGGCCCGCGCCGCCGACCTCGCCGACGTCACCGGTCCCGACCTCGCCTCCGAGCTGCGGCGGCGTCACCTCGTGCCCGGGGCGGCGCTGCGGGCCATGGGCGTCCCGGTCTCGGGGACACCGGTCGTGGGGGACTGGTACGCGGACCCCGCGTGGTGGGCGGCGCAGCGCGCCCGGGTGCCCGAGGTGGTGCGGGCCCACCGCGCCGCGAACCCCCTGCACCCCGGTCCGACGCTGGAGCACGTGCGGCGCACGCTGCGGCTGCCGGACCTCGACGTCGTCACCGCGCTCGTGACCGACCCGCTGCAGGTGCGGGACGGGCGCGTCGTGGAGCGCATCGACGACCTGCCGCCGGCCGTCGAGCGCGCCGTGGCCGCGGTGCTCGCCGACCTGGCCGCCAGCCCCTTCGCCGCCCCGGACGTCGAGCGGTTGCGGGACCTGCACCTGGGCCGGTCCGAGCTCGCGGCGGCGGTGCGGGCGGGCCGGCTGGAACGCGTCGCCGACGGGCTGGTGCTGGCCCCGGGGTACCGGGAACGCGCCGTCGCGGCGCTGCGGGCCGTGCCGCAACCCTTCTCCCTCAGCGAGGCGCGCAAGGCGCTCGGCACGTCCCGGCGCGTCGCGGTGCCGCTGCTGGAGGCGCTCGACGCCGCGGGCGCCACCGTGCGGGACCCCGACGACCGGCGGCGGCTGCGGTGA
- a CDS encoding anhydro-N-acetylmuramic acid kinase encodes MKVLGMVSGTSHDGVDVAVVEFTETPGEDGDVVRARLGEHRSVPYSPALRADLVAALPPGRPGFAQVCALDVRIGQEFAAAAAAVGERFDLVCSHGQTVFHRVDDGAVRGTLQLGQPAWTAEATGVPVVSDLRTADVVAGGQGAPLVPLLDRLLLAPFLARGLTSAALNLGGIDRDGRLAAAGAVEGGLLTALLAEEFSSRSPPETTGEELFHPGYVTPFPRGRTVPRPDLLATLTELTVRTVADALTGVDVVVASGGGVRNPVLLAGLRREPGQVLLADDLGCPAGERPELHGGPRGACAGPADPGTRGCSHRPGAEFAALGDAAGDQPSGTTPVATTRLSGTSPRSAGRVGSRCGCAPSSGARR; translated from the coding sequence GTGAAGGTGCTGGGGATGGTGTCGGGGACGTCGCACGACGGCGTCGACGTCGCCGTCGTCGAGTTCACCGAGACCCCCGGCGAGGACGGCGACGTGGTCCGGGCCCGGCTGGGGGAGCACCGCTCGGTGCCGTACTCGCCCGCGCTGCGGGCCGACCTCGTCGCGGCCCTGCCCCCGGGACGGCCCGGGTTCGCGCAGGTCTGCGCGCTCGACGTCCGGATCGGGCAGGAGTTCGCGGCCGCGGCGGCCGCGGTGGGGGAGCGGTTCGACCTCGTCTGCTCCCACGGCCAGACGGTGTTCCACCGGGTCGACGACGGTGCCGTGCGGGGGACCCTCCAGCTCGGGCAACCCGCGTGGACCGCCGAGGCGACGGGCGTTCCCGTGGTGAGCGACCTGCGGACCGCCGACGTCGTCGCCGGCGGCCAGGGGGCGCCGCTCGTGCCGCTGCTGGACCGGCTGCTGCTCGCCCCGTTCCTCGCCCGGGGGCTCACGTCGGCGGCGCTGAACCTCGGCGGCATCGACCGGGACGGGAGGCTCGCTGCTGCCGGTGCCGTCGAGGGTGGACTGCTCACCGCGCTGCTGGCCGAGGAGTTCTCCTCGCGCTCGCCGCCGGAGACGACGGGCGAGGAACTGTTCCACCCCGGGTACGTCACCCCGTTCCCGCGCGGGCGGACGGTCCCCCGGCCCGACCTCCTGGCCACCCTCACCGAGCTCACGGTCCGGACCGTGGCCGACGCCCTCACCGGCGTCGACGTCGTCGTCGCGTCCGGGGGCGGGGTCCGCAACCCCGTGCTGCTCGCGGGGCTGCGGCGGGAACCGGGGCAGGTGCTCCTGGCGGACGACCTCGGCTGCCCGGCCGGGGAACGTCCCGAGCTGCACGGGGGCCCGCGGGGAGCGTGTGCTGGACCGGCTGACCCCGGGACGAGGGGGTGTTCCCACCGTCCCGGGGCCGAGTTCGCGGCCCTGGGCGACGCGGCTGGAGATCAGCCGAGCGGGACGACCCCCGTCGCCACCACCCGGCTCAGCGGCACCTCGCCGCGTTCGGCAGGCAGGGTCGGCTCGCGCTGCGGCTGCGCCCCGAGCAGCGGTGCGCGCCGCTGA
- a CDS encoding putative bifunctional diguanylate cyclase/phosphodiesterase, producing the protein MSRWPWSARHSAGDDVRTRVVPWAIVSPLVVVGVVALVEVVATGEPSLRVLLSALAGGLVAALLLLVLALQSAVRLDAEGRHRQEALDAALRQALHDPLTDLGNRQLFTDRLQHALARRSSSACAVLYLDLDGFKGVNDTHGHAVGDVVLVEVAHRLRAAVRPEDTVARFGGDEFAVLCEDLADELNASRIAERVVNSIADRPIEFGGGRRLVITPSVGIALARDEADASKLLRRADAALYRAKEGGKARSELFDERMQAQAVDSLQTEDDLAVAVAQGQLRLHYQPIIDLRDGHVTGVEALLRWEHPRRGLLQPADFVPLAERSGLIVEIGKWVIDEAWRTLEHWYATIEDCHLTIAVNVSRRQLANAELLDAVASSQPTGPAGSALLVEVSEELLVADANAGFSTLHALRMMGVRVAVDDFGAGVSSLAHLQTMPIDHVKVDRHFVAGLGRHRQDEAVVAGIIGMAKNMGVGVVAEGVESSDQLEALKRLGCDSAQGFLLGRPSADVRDVVDLPALESRTLPEPPRSVVVR; encoded by the coding sequence ATGAGCCGCTGGCCGTGGTCGGCGCGGCACTCGGCGGGCGACGACGTCCGCACCCGGGTCGTGCCCTGGGCGATCGTCTCGCCCCTCGTCGTCGTCGGGGTCGTGGCCCTCGTCGAGGTCGTGGCCACCGGGGAGCCGTCGCTGCGGGTCCTGCTGTCCGCGCTCGCGGGCGGTCTCGTCGCCGCCCTGCTGCTGCTCGTGCTGGCCCTGCAGTCGGCCGTGCGCCTGGACGCGGAGGGCCGGCACCGCCAGGAGGCCCTCGACGCGGCGCTGCGCCAGGCGCTGCACGACCCGCTGACCGACCTCGGCAACCGGCAGCTGTTCACCGACCGCCTCCAGCACGCGCTCGCGCGCCGCAGCTCCAGCGCCTGCGCCGTCCTCTACCTCGACCTCGACGGGTTCAAGGGCGTCAACGACACCCACGGGCACGCCGTCGGCGACGTCGTCCTGGTGGAGGTGGCGCACCGGCTGCGCGCCGCGGTCCGGCCGGAGGACACCGTCGCCCGGTTCGGCGGGGACGAGTTCGCCGTCCTGTGCGAGGACCTCGCCGACGAGCTGAACGCCTCCCGCATCGCCGAGCGCGTCGTGAACTCCATCGCCGACCGGCCCATCGAGTTCGGCGGCGGCCGGCGCCTGGTCATCACCCCGAGCGTCGGCATCGCGCTGGCCCGCGACGAGGCCGACGCCTCCAAGCTGCTGCGCCGCGCCGACGCCGCCCTGTACCGGGCGAAGGAGGGCGGCAAGGCCCGCTCGGAACTGTTCGACGAGCGGATGCAGGCGCAGGCCGTCGACTCGCTGCAGACCGAGGACGACCTGGCCGTGGCCGTCGCCCAGGGGCAGCTGCGGCTGCACTACCAGCCGATCATCGACCTGCGCGACGGGCACGTGACCGGGGTGGAGGCGTTGCTGCGCTGGGAGCACCCGCGTCGCGGGCTCCTGCAGCCGGCCGACTTCGTGCCGCTGGCCGAGCGCAGCGGGTTGATCGTGGAGATCGGCAAGTGGGTCATCGACGAGGCGTGGCGGACGCTGGAGCACTGGTACGCCACCATCGAGGACTGCCACCTGACGATCGCGGTCAACGTCTCGCGCCGGCAACTGGCCAACGCCGAACTCCTGGACGCCGTCGCCTCCTCCCAGCCGACGGGCCCGGCCGGCAGCGCACTGCTCGTGGAGGTCAGCGAGGAACTCCTCGTCGCGGACGCGAACGCCGGTTTCTCCACCCTGCACGCCCTGCGGATGATGGGGGTGCGCGTGGCCGTCGACGACTTCGGCGCCGGGGTCTCCTCCCTGGCGCACCTGCAGACCATGCCGATCGACCACGTCAAGGTGGACCGGCACTTCGTCGCCGGGCTCGGCCGGCACCGCCAGGACGAGGCGGTCGTGGCCGGGATCATCGGCATGGCCAAGAACATGGGCGTCGGGGTCGTGGCCGAGGGGGTCGAGTCCTCCGACCAGCTGGAGGCGCTCAAGCGGCTCGGCTGCGACTCGGCGCAGGGGTTCCTGCTGGGCCGGCCCAGCGCCGACGTGCGGGACGTCGTCGACCTGCCCGCGCTGGAGTCCCGCACCCTGCCCGAGCCGCCGCGCTCGGTCGTCGTGCGCTGA
- a CDS encoding FitA-like ribbon-helix-helix domain-containing protein, whose product MEQIVVRNLPTGTKGALKAQAQRHGRSLEAEVREILARSIAHEPATLVDLLGVDEGVDVEFEPERLRLLPRTPEL is encoded by the coding sequence GTGGAGCAGATCGTGGTGCGCAACCTCCCGACCGGGACGAAGGGCGCGCTCAAGGCGCAGGCCCAGCGACACGGTCGGTCCCTCGAAGCCGAGGTGCGTGAGATCCTGGCCCGCAGCATCGCCCACGAACCGGCTACCCTCGTGGACTTGCTCGGCGTCGACGAGGGGGTCGACGTGGAGTTCGAGCCCGAGCGGCTACGGCTCCTGCCACGGACCCCCGAGCTGTGA
- a CDS encoding type II toxin-antitoxin system VapC family toxin, with the protein MKYLLDTNVVSALRVRGRNPAVEDWSRSVTVGDQYVAATTIAEIERGVVGKERSDPAQGEVLRRWFERNVLPAFVDRVLPFDLSAARLLAGYRVPEHAPLDDALIAAVAQARGMTVVTRNVKHFAPLDVACLDPWAQDRLG; encoded by the coding sequence GTGAAGTACCTGCTGGACACCAACGTGGTGTCGGCTTTGCGGGTCCGTGGACGCAACCCAGCCGTCGAGGACTGGTCCCGGTCGGTCACCGTGGGCGACCAGTACGTCGCCGCCACCACCATCGCTGAGATCGAGCGGGGGGTCGTGGGGAAGGAACGGTCCGACCCGGCACAGGGTGAGGTCCTGCGCCGCTGGTTCGAGCGGAACGTCCTGCCCGCTTTCGTCGACCGCGTCCTGCCGTTCGACCTGTCTGCCGCCCGGCTCCTGGCCGGGTACCGCGTCCCCGAGCACGCGCCCCTGGACGATGCGCTGATCGCCGCTGTCGCCCAGGCCCGCGGCATGACGGTGGTGACCCGGAACGTGAAGCACTTCGCACCCCTGGACGTCGCCTGCCTAGACCCCTGGGCGCAGGACCGGCTCGGGTAG
- a CDS encoding TrmH family RNA methyltransferase has product MPRIDLDDLTDPRYTGFLRDFTALRDVQLRTRREPAEGLFLAESVEVIRRALENGYVPRSFLLSPHRYAELAGDLPGDVPAFVAPPELVEALTGVDLHRGALGSFARPAPRSVPDLLTALAPGPARLVVLEDIADATNVGAIVRSVAAFGVDGFVVSPRCADPLYRRSVRVSMGTVLHLPWARATSWPGDLDLLRDAGFTVAALALSDDSVALGEFAAPERLAFLLGAEGDGLSRRAITAADVVVRIPMDPRVDSLNVAAASAVALWETRRA; this is encoded by the coding sequence GTGCCGCGGATCGACCTCGACGACCTCACCGACCCCCGGTACACGGGTTTCCTGCGCGACTTCACCGCGCTGCGCGACGTGCAGCTGCGCACCCGCCGGGAACCGGCCGAGGGGTTGTTCCTCGCCGAGAGCGTCGAGGTGATCCGCCGGGCGCTGGAGAACGGGTACGTCCCGCGGTCCTTCCTCCTGTCCCCGCACCGGTACGCCGAACTCGCCGGTGACCTGCCCGGCGACGTCCCCGCGTTCGTCGCGCCACCGGAACTGGTGGAGGCCCTCACCGGGGTCGACCTGCACCGCGGTGCGCTGGGGTCCTTCGCCCGGCCCGCACCGCGGTCGGTCCCCGACCTGCTCACCGCGCTGGCGCCGGGACCGGCGCGGCTCGTGGTGCTGGAGGACATCGCCGACGCCACCAACGTCGGCGCCATCGTGCGGTCGGTCGCGGCGTTCGGCGTCGACGGGTTCGTCGTCAGCCCGCGGTGCGCGGACCCGCTGTACCGGCGCAGCGTGCGGGTGTCGATGGGGACGGTGCTGCACCTGCCGTGGGCGCGGGCCACGTCGTGGCCGGGTGACCTGGACCTGCTGCGGGACGCGGGGTTCACCGTCGCCGCGCTCGCGCTGTCGGACGACTCCGTGGCCCTGGGGGAGTTCGCGGCCCCCGAACGCCTCGCGTTCCTGCTCGGCGCCGAGGGCGACGGGTTGAGCCGCCGCGCGATCACCGCCGCCGACGTCGTGGTGCGGATCCCGATGGACCCGCGGGTCGACAGCCTCAACGTCGCGGCCGCCAGCGCGGTCGCCCTGTGGGAGACGCGGCGTGCCTGA